The Gammaproteobacteria bacterium DNA window TTGCCCGAGCCCGACACACCGGTGACGCACACGAGGCGCTTCAGCGGAATGCGCACGTCGAGGTGCCTGAGGTTGTGCTCGGCCACGCCTTTGAGCTCGAGCCAGCGGTTGGCGCGCGCTTCGGCAGTGACGCCGCCGTCCGCCGGTGCCGGCGCGGGCGGCGCAGGCTGCGGCGCCGGCACCACCGTACGGCGCCCGCTCAGGTATTCGCCGGTGAGCGAGCCGGGATGCGAGCGCAGCTGCCCCGGGGTGCCGTAGAAGACGATCTCACCGCCGCGCTCGCCGGCGCCCGGACCCAGGTCGAGGATCCGGTCGGCCTCGAGCATGATCTGCGGGTCGTGCTCGACCACCACCAGCGAGTTTCCCGCATCGCGCAGACGCTTCATCACGCCGATGACCCGCTGCATGTCGCGCGGATGCAGTCCGATGGAGGGCTCATCCAGCACGAACAGGGTATTGACGAGCGAGGTGCCGAGCGCGGTGGTCAGATTGATCCGCTGCACCTCGCCGCCCGAGAGCGTGCGCGACTGGCGGTCGAGCGTGAGATAGCCCAGGCCCACGTCGGTGAGATAACGCAGGCGCGCGTGCACCCCTTCGAGCAACTGCGCCGCGGCCGCATCGTGCGGCGCCGGCAGCTTGAGGGTGTCGAAAAATTCGCGCACGCGCGTGATCGGCAAACTCTGGATATCAGTGATATTCAGCCCCGGCAACGCGCGGTACGCACTATCCGCCTGCGTCACGGTATTGGGCTTGAAGCGCTCTGCGGGCGGCAGTACCCGCTCGGCTTCCGTGCGCGTACCCACGCGAAAATACATCGCTTCGGACCGCAGGCGCGCGCCCGCGCATTCCGGACAAGTGGTGTAGGCGCGGTATTTCGACAGCAGCACGCGGATGTGCATCTTGTAGCTTTTGGTTTCCAGCCATTTGAAGAAGCGTGTGGCGCCGTACCATTTGCGCTCTTCCCAGGAGCCCTCACCCTCGATCACCCAGCGCCGGTGTTTCCCGGAAAGTTCCCGCCATGGCACGTTCAGCGGCACACCGCGCTTTTTCGCGTAGCGCACCAGATCGCGCTGGCAATCGCGGTAGCTCGGCGTCTGCCAGGGTTTGACGGCGCCGCCGGCGAGCGTTTTGGACTCGTCCGGAATCACCAGACCCCAGTCAATGCCGAGCAGGCGTCCGAAGCCCCGGCACGCCGGGCAGGCGCCGAGCGGCGAATTGAACGAGAACAGATTCGGGCGCGGTTCCGAATACTCAATATCGCAGTCGGCGCAATGCAGGGAGTCGGAAAACCGCTGCGCTGTGCGCGGCCGCTTGTCGGCGCCCAGCGCATAAACGCTGAGCCGGCCGCGCCCGCGTTGGAATGCCGCCTCCAGCGCTTCGGTCAGGCGCGCGCGGTTGTCATCCTCAACCAGCGGCCGGTCCTGCACGACCTCGATATCCCGGCCGGTCCGCCTGTGGATGTGCGTATACCCCTGCGCCGCCAGCAGAGTTTCGACTTCCTTGGCGGAAAAATTCGCCGGCACGCGGATGGCGAAGGTAATCAGCGCACGCTGGCCGGCAAAGGCCCGGTCCGCAAGCAATGCGGCGGCGACCGACTCCGCCGTATCGCGTCGCACTTCCCGCCCGCAGTTGCGGCAATAGAGCCGCGCCGCGCGGGCAAACAGCAGCTTCAGGTGATCGTTGAGTTCGGTCATGGTGCCGACGGTGGAGCGCGAGCTGCGCACCGGATTCACCTGATCAATGGCAATCGCGGGCGGAATGCCTTCGATGCGGTCCACCACCGGACGGTCCTGGCGATCCAGGAACTGGCGTGCGTAGGGCGAGAAGGTCTCGACGTAGCGGCGCTGACCTTCGGCGTACAGCGTGTCGAAAGCGAGCGAGGATTTGCCGGAACCGGACACGCCGGTCACCACGATCAGCTCGTTGAGTGGCACATCCAGGTCAAGATTCTTGAGATTGTGCTGGCGCGCGCCGTGCACACGGATGAATTCATCGGACATAGGGCGCGCATTTTAGCAGGCGCTCTGCCCGTTCGCCGGAAGCCTCACCTACGTTCGGTTGATGACACCGTACGGCACGTGGCCGGCGGTCACGTAACCCGCGGCGGCTTCCACGTGGCCTTTCTGGTCGTCGAAGAAAATGTCGGCGCCGAAGGTTTTCAGGAACGCGCCCTTGGGCAGGCCGCCGAGAAACAGCGCTTCGTCTATGCGGATGTTCCAGGCGCGCAGCGTGCGGATCACGCGCTCGTGCGCCGGCGCCGAGCGCGCCGTTACCAGCGCGGTGCGGATCGGCGAGCGCTCCGAGGGGTACTGCCTCTGGATATGCTGCAGCGCGGCAAGGAAATTCTTGAACGGCCCGCCCGACAGGGGTTCCCGTGCCTTGTCGCGCTCGCTTGCGGAAAACGCCGCCAGTCCCTGTTGTTGATGCACGCGCTCGGCTTCGTCCGAGAACAACACGGCGTCGCCGTCGAAGGCGATGCGCAACTGCTCGCGGCCGTCGTCCTCGGCGCGCGCCGGCACAATGGCGGCCGCGGCGCGCCCCGCATCCAGCGAGCGCACCACGTCCCCGGCTTCCGCGGACAGAAACAGGTCGGCGCTGAAAGGCTCCACGTAGCGCCAGGGCGCGGCGCCGTTGGTAAACGCCGCGCGTGTGATATCCAGCCCGTAATGCTGGATGGAATTGAAGATGCGCAGGCCGGTATCGGCGCTGTTGTGCGACAGCAGAATGACCTCCACGCGCCGCGTGGGTGCGTCCTCATTCAGGCGCAGGAGCTTGTTCACCAGCGGGAACGCCACGCCCGGCACCAGCAGGTCGTTCTCGTGTTCGATCTGATAGCGCGAATAGGCTTCCAGCCCCTTGTCGGTGAAAATCCGGTGGCTGGCTTCGAGATCGAAGAGCGCGCGCGAGCTGATCGCGACCACCAATTGCTGCGGGTTGTCCGTCATTCCCGGTCCACGTTCACTTCGTAAAAGCTGCCCAGCAGCGGAAAATACAGGCCCACCCTGACCGGTCGGCTCTCAAATGCGCGCATCAGCGCCACATAGCGGCGCAGTTGCGGCCGGTAGCGTTCGACCTCGCGCGCCAGGAAGGCATCACGTCCCGCCCCCTCATGCCGGCTGGTCTTGTAGTCCACGATCCAGCGCACCGAGTCATTATCCACGAAGGTGCGGTCCATGACACCGGTCACGAGCCGCCGGTTCTCGAAGCCGCTGAGCGCAAATTCGCAATGCGCATCCGGTCCGCGTGCTGCCAACAGGCGCCGGCCGGTATCATCCGCCAGCATGCGCTCAATGGCCTGCTGCACGGTTTGCACGGCGGTGGATAATTCATTAACCGGTACGCCGGCCTGCTGCAGCCAGGCGCGCACCCGTTCTGCATTGACCGCCGTGCGCGCTGCGTCCTGTATATCGCCGTCGGCGGTGGCGATACGCTGCAGCACGCGGTGCACAACCGTACCAATATGGCGCAGGGTGTCGCCCGCCCAATCGAATTCGACTTGCGGCGGCAATTCAGCGGCCAGCAATCCCATCCCCTGCCACTCGACCGCGGCAGGCGGCGCGGGCGCCTGCCAACCCGCCGGAAGCCGCCGCAGGTGCGTCGCAGGAATTTGCGGCGTGGCGCCCGGCGCCGGCGGCACGTGATTCTGCAACGCTTGCCGGTATTCCTCCGCGACCGCTGGCCACAAAGTAGCCAGCAGCGAATTGGCCGGTGGCGCCTTCACCTCGCGCTTGCCATCCTTTTCGGACCAGCCCGCGTGCCCCAGCAGGTGCAGTTGCTCACGCGCACGCGTTGCAGCCACATACAACAGGCGCTGGCGCTCGAACAATTCCTGTTCGCGGCGCAGGTCCACCACCAGTTCGTAGTGCGGCTCGCGCTCGCTGCCGCGGGCATTCAGGGGCGCAAGCAGCAAATCCGGCCGATCCTCCACGCGCGTGCGCTCCAGATACGCGAGCAGCGGCCGGTGCGTGCGTCCGCTGCCCGCCCCCAACCCCGGCACGATCACCACGTCGAATTCCAGTCCCTTGGCCTTGTGCATGGTCATCACCTGCAGCCCATCGCCCGCTTCGGGATCCGGCTGGGCGAACAGATCTTCCAGCGCCGCCTCCAGAGCGGCGGAGTCCGGGAGCGTGCCACCTGCATCCAAGGTTTCGAGCAGCGACAGAAAGGCTTCCGCATCGTCCAGGTCTTCCAGCGTGGCCAGCACGCTGGGCGCAGCGAGCCGCAGCCACGCGCTCTCCACCTGCTCCCGCAACGTCCCGCGGCGTCGCTGCACCCGGACATCGAGCAGCACGGCCTGCACACGCGCGAGCCGTGCCTGTCCGTCTTTGCTCAGTGTGGCCACGCGCTCACGGTCTGCGAGCACTTCCTGCAGAGTAAGCCCCTCGGCGTGCAGCGTGAGCGCGTGCAGGTCCGCAAGCGTGAGACCACACCAGGGCGCGCGCAATACCGCCAACCATGCAGTTCGGTCGCCCATATGCAGCAGCGTGCGCGTGAGCGATACCAGATCGCGCACCACCGGACGCTCGCCAAGCTGTTCCAGTTCCATGGCGCGGAAGCGCAGACCTTCGCGCCGCAGGCGCGGCACCAGGGCCACGAGGTGATTGCGCCCGCGCACCAGCACTGCGACCTGCAAGTTCCCGGACTGCGCCTGGCGTATCACCGCAATCACCTGCCCGGCTTCGCGTTCGGCATCAGCGCCGAACGCTGCGTGCACTTCCACCAGGGCTCCCGGCACCAGCGCGCGTTGCGCCTCACAGGCGCTATAAGTCAACGCGCCACTCGCGATGTCGCTCTGCCCCGGAAACAACTTGCTGAAACTCTGGTTCACCCACTGCACCAGTTCCGGGCGCGCACGGAAGTTCGCGCGCAGCGTCAACTTTGTGAGCCGCACCTGGCCGATGCCGTGCTGCTGGGCACGCAGGAACAGGCCGACTTCCGCCTCGCGGAACCGGTAGATGGACTGCATGGGATCGCCCACCACGAACAGCGTGCGGCCGTCACCCGGCTGCCAACCTTCGGTCAGCCGCTCGAGCAGCAGGAACTGCAGGAATGACGTGTCCTGGAATTCATCCACCAGCAGATGACGGATGCGGTAATCGAGCGCGAGCGCGAGATCGGTGGGCGCTTGCGCATCGCCCAGGGCCGCGAGTGCGCGCAGCGCAACCTCGGCATAATCAACGGCCCCGCGCTCGGCGAACAGCACCTGCAACTGCGCCACGCCCAGGCGCAACGCCGCGAGCAGCGCGTCCAGCACCCGCCACTGCGACGCGTCGAATCCGGACGACGGCAGCCGACGGATGCGGCGCAACATCGCAGGCAACTCCGGTACATCGTTCAGGCGCTGCAGGACTTCCAGCATGCGCGCCTTCTCATCCGGATGTTGTGTGCCGAAGCCGGTATTCTTGTTCACCGTCTTGCGCAATGGCTCGCCGTTGGAACTGGTCAGCAGCAGCTCGGCCAGGCCTCGCCACTGTGGTAGCGCCTCGGACGTTGCGGACGGGAATGCGCGCAGATCCTGGCAGGCGCACAGCGGCGAGTCGCTGCCCTGTGCGCTGAGCGCCTGCGCGGCAAAGCGCGCGAGCTCCGCGAGTTCCGTTTGCAGGTGTGCGCCAATCAACGTGTGCGCAATATGCAACTGGCGCACGATCTCGCGCTGGAACGCTCCCTGCAACTCCTGCTGCGTGTGTGCGCCGGCCGTACCGGCGTGGCGCAGCCATTGATCGCGGTGTGGCAGCATGTCCGCGAGCAACTGGGCAGTGCGCGGCAGATCGTTGTCGAGATGCCGCAGCAGCACGGCCAGCGCTTCGGATTGTCGTGCCTCGCCGTGTTCGAGCAACGCCAGCGTGCGGCGCGCGGCTTCCTGGTAGAGGAATTCCGGCTGCGCGTCGATTGCGGGCGGAGCGCCCAAGCCGGACAGCAGCGGCATCTGGCGCGTGAGTTCCGCGTTCAGGGAATCAATCGTCTGGATGCGCAGGCGTGCGGGATGTTCGGCGAGGCGCCAGTTACGTTCGGCGTCGCGCACGCGAGCCGCGCGTGCCAGTTCCCACGTGCGCCGCTGGTGATCCTCGGCCGGCGCTACAACACCAGCCGCCGCGTCCAGCGCCTTGAGCACACGGTTGCGCATCTCGCCCGCGGCCTTGCGCGTGAAGGTGATGGCGATGATTTCCTCCGGCGCCTCCACGCTGGCGAGCAAGCGCAGGTAACGCTGCGTAAGCAGGCTGGTTTTGCCGGAGCCCGCCGGCGCCTGCACGATGAAAGACGCCTGCGGATCGAGCGCGCGCTCGCGGGTTTGCCGGTCGGCGGGCTCAGTCATCGTCCGGCTCCCCGAGCGCCTGGATTTCATCTATGCGGCACAGGTTCGCGAGATGGCATACGCGGCAGGTGCGGTTGCGCTCCTTGGGTGCAACCTTTGCCGCGCCCGCGGCGAAATCCGCGGCCAAGCGCGTCAGCACGGTGCGCCAATGATCGAGCAATGCCGGCCAGTTCGCGCAGTCATCCGGCGGATTTTTGAGTTCATCAAGACCCGTGACTCTCGGCGCCGTGTCCGATGCGCGCGCATAACCCCGATATTCGGTTTCGCCGGGGCGCAGCACCGCAAACAACACGGCCGCGACGTCTTCCGCCGCGGTGACCGCATAGCACGGCAACTGCGGCTCATCCGGACGCTCCCCCTGCCAGGCGGCAGGCTTGGCATCACCGGTCTTGTAATCAATGATGGCGTAGCTGCCGTCCCTCAGCCGGTCAATGCGGTCCACGCGCGTGTGCAACTGCAGCGGCCCGATTTGCACCGTGCGTTTCAGTTCACGCTCGGCCACGCTGAACTTTGCGCGCTCGCGTTCCTGCGGCAACCAGTCGCGGATCAGTTGCGACAGCCGTTCCTGTTCCAGCGCCTGAAAACGCGGCGTGAAAATCTCCGGCGCCGCGCCGCGCGCCTCGCGCAGCACCGCTGCGACCGAACGCTGAATCACGGCCGCAAGCGCGGCATCGTCCTTGCCGAGAATCGCTGCCTGATCGGTCAATTCGCCATACAGCCGGTACAGCACCCGATGCAGCAGACTGCCACGTTCCGCGGCGTCGAGCCCGGGACTTGGCGTCCGCAGTGGCTGATCGGCACCAAGGCGGTAACGCGCAAACGCCTGAAACGCGCATGCGGCCTGCGACTTCAGTACATTTGTGCCGCCGCGCACCTGACCTGTGTCCAGCGCCGGCCCGAGGCTGTCGTCCAGCGTTTCGAGCGGCGGTGCCGCCGCATGCAGGAGCTGTGCGTGCCCCGAAAGCACGCGCTGCGGGAGCTGAAGCTGATTCGGGCCGATCTCCGGCAGCGCGCTGATCAGCGGGCTGGGACGCAGCTCGCGATCCGCATCGCGCTGCGGCACGCTCACCACTACGTCCGGAGCGGCCGCGAGCAGATGTGCCGTCAGACGCTGCGCAAACTCGAACTCGTGGCGCGCGCCTGCGTGCGGCATGTCGTGCT harbors:
- the uvrA gene encoding excinuclease ABC subunit UvrA, which produces MSDEFIRVHGARQHNLKNLDLDVPLNELIVVTGVSGSGKSSLAFDTLYAEGQRRYVETFSPYARQFLDRQDRPVVDRIEGIPPAIAIDQVNPVRSSRSTVGTMTELNDHLKLLFARAARLYCRNCGREVRRDTAESVAAALLADRAFAGQRALITFAIRVPANFSAKEVETLLAAQGYTHIHRRTGRDIEVVQDRPLVEDDNRARLTEALEAAFQRGRGRLSVYALGADKRPRTAQRFSDSLHCADCDIEYSEPRPNLFSFNSPLGACPACRGFGRLLGIDWGLVIPDESKTLAGGAVKPWQTPSYRDCQRDLVRYAKKRGVPLNVPWRELSGKHRRWVIEGEGSWEERKWYGATRFFKWLETKSYKMHIRVLLSKYRAYTTCPECAGARLRSEAMYFRVGTRTEAERVLPPAERFKPNTVTQADSAYRALPGLNITDIQSLPITRVREFFDTLKLPAPHDAAAAQLLEGVHARLRYLTDVGLGYLTLDRQSRTLSGGEVQRINLTTALGTSLVNTLFVLDEPSIGLHPRDMQRVIGVMKRLRDAGNSLVVVEHDPQIMLEADRILDLGPGAGERGGEIVFYGTPGQLRSHPGSLTGEYLSGRRTVVPAPQPAPPAPAPADGGVTAEARANRWLELKGVAEHNLRHLDVRIPLKRLVCVTGVSGSGKSTLVEDVLYPALLKYRGKPTEAPGQFTGLAGAELIDDVVMVDQNPIGRTTRSNPASYVGAFDAIRALFAAEPAAQERKYTAGTFSFNSGNGRCPTCSGNGFEHVEMQFLSDVYLRCPDCDGKRYRAEILEITIDGKTIADALELTVSEALA
- a CDS encoding 5'-nucleotidase, translated to MTDNPQQLVVAISSRALFDLEASHRIFTDKGLEAYSRYQIEHENDLLVPGVAFPLVNKLLRLNEDAPTRRVEVILLSHNSADTGLRIFNSIQHYGLDITRAAFTNGAAPWRYVEPFSADLFLSAEAGDVVRSLDAGRAAAAIVPARAEDDGREQLRIAFDGDAVLFSDEAERVHQQQGLAAFSASERDKAREPLSGGPFKNFLAALQHIQRQYPSERSPIRTALVTARSAPAHERVIRTLRAWNIRIDEALFLGGLPKGAFLKTFGADIFFDDQKGHVEAAAGYVTAGHVPYGVINRT
- a CDS encoding UvrD-helicase domain-containing protein, producing the protein MTEPADRQTRERALDPQASFIVQAPAGSGKTSLLTQRYLRLLASVEAPEEIIAITFTRKAAGEMRNRVLKALDAAAGVVAPAEDHQRRTWELARAARVRDAERNWRLAEHPARLRIQTIDSLNAELTRQMPLLSGLGAPPAIDAQPEFLYQEAARRTLALLEHGEARQSEALAVLLRHLDNDLPRTAQLLADMLPHRDQWLRHAGTAGAHTQQELQGAFQREIVRQLHIAHTLIGAHLQTELAELARFAAQALSAQGSDSPLCACQDLRAFPSATSEALPQWRGLAELLLTSSNGEPLRKTVNKNTGFGTQHPDEKARMLEVLQRLNDVPELPAMLRRIRRLPSSGFDASQWRVLDALLAALRLGVAQLQVLFAERGAVDYAEVALRALAALGDAQAPTDLALALDYRIRHLLVDEFQDTSFLQFLLLERLTEGWQPGDGRTLFVVGDPMQSIYRFREAEVGLFLRAQQHGIGQVRLTKLTLRANFRARPELVQWVNQSFSKLFPGQSDIASGALTYSACEAQRALVPGALVEVHAAFGADAEREAGQVIAVIRQAQSGNLQVAVLVRGRNHLVALVPRLRREGLRFRAMELEQLGERPVVRDLVSLTRTLLHMGDRTAWLAVLRAPWCGLTLADLHALTLHAEGLTLQEVLADRERVATLSKDGQARLARVQAVLLDVRVQRRRGTLREQVESAWLRLAAPSVLATLEDLDDAEAFLSLLETLDAGGTLPDSAALEAALEDLFAQPDPEAGDGLQVMTMHKAKGLEFDVVIVPGLGAGSGRTHRPLLAYLERTRVEDRPDLLLAPLNARGSEREPHYELVVDLRREQELFERQRLLYVAATRAREQLHLLGHAGWSEKDGKREVKAPPANSLLATLWPAVAEEYRQALQNHVPPAPGATPQIPATHLRRLPAGWQAPAPPAAVEWQGMGLLAAELPPQVEFDWAGDTLRHIGTVVHRVLQRIATADGDIQDAARTAVNAERVRAWLQQAGVPVNELSTAVQTVQQAIERMLADDTGRRLLAARGPDAHCEFALSGFENRRLVTGVMDRTFVDNDSVRWIVDYKTSRHEGAGRDAFLAREVERYRPQLRRYVALMRAFESRPVRVGLYFPLLGSFYEVNVDRE